The Pirellulales bacterium DNA segment TGGAAGTGTTTGGCCAGCTCTGGCATCTGGGCGCGCCAGGTGTACCAGAAGTCGGGGAAGCCATGGATCAAAACCACGAGTGGGCCTTTGCCAGCCGTGACGTAATGAATCTTCACGCCGTCGGAATCGACAAAGCCATCTTCCCCCAGCTCTTCGGCCGCCGCGGACTGCCACGCGAACGCCAACAAAGCCGGGGCAATTGCGGACAGCAGCACCAGTTTGAACAACATGGCAGAATCTCCCTTAGCGATCGGCTGTCACCGCTGCCACGCAAGAGTGCGCGCGAACGTCATGGCGACAGCAGAGAACGACGAAGTGTTGGATCGAAATGCGCAAACTCCTGCCCAGTTCGAGCAGCATAGTTGCCCAAACTTGGGTCGTCAAATTTCGGCGACTGTAGCGGACTTGACGGACAGCAAGAACTGCAATGGCCGCCCATCGATTCCTACAGCTAATCGGATGAGAATTACACCTGCGCGACGTCTGTGCCAAAAGCTGCATTCGACAATAGCCCACGGTGCCCGGATATAATCGCCGTTATGCCCGCCACTTTGCCCACCCGCCGCCGCTGGTTTCAGTTCGGGCTGGGAACGATGCTCCTGGTCATTACTGCGCTGGCCGTCGGGTTAGGTTGGGAGCTGAATTTCGTGCGCGCCCGCCGGGCTTTTGACATGCGGGCAAGAGCAGAAGGAGCGGGGTACGCCTTCCCTGCTTCCGCGAGCCTCAGCGCGAGCTGGCCCGAGGCAATGCGGGACGGCGAATACGAAACGCGCTGGCCACCTCGTGTTCCAATGTGGCGAGAATGGCTTGGCGATCAACCCTACGGGCTGGTCATGGTGCCAGACGCGTGGCCAAAAAAGGAAGCGGCAAACGTCGAACGCTTGTTCCCAGAATCGTTCGTATTCTGGCGAGGCAAACGGCTGCTCGCTGCGGAGGGTGCGGCTCCACGCTAGGCATTTCCCGATCCTGGCCCCGGTGGACGCGGCTGCCGGTTCCAGCGATAGTAGTTCGTTGCCGCGCCGTGATGCTTCGGCCTTGGTTGCCAACGCGCTCTCGGTGCCGATTGACCAAATGATTCCTGTGTAGCCGCCCAATGTCTGAAGACACCGCTCAAACTCCCACGACCGATACGCTGACCGCGGCCTTGGCGAGGTACGCCATCGAACTGCCTCCCGAGCAGGTCGACCGGCTCGATCATTATTGCCGCTTGCTGTGGGACTGGAATACCAAGCTGAATCTGACGCGGCACGATGACTACGAAAAGTTTGTCGCGCGCGACATGGTCGACACGCTCGAGTTCTGCAAAGTTTTAGGGCCCGATGAACGGGTGCTCGATGTCGGCACAGGGGGCGGGGTGCCTGGAATCGTCTTGGCGATCGTGCGACCCGACTTGAAGGTCACCCTGGCCGAGTCGGTAGGCAAAAAAGCGCGGGCCGTCGCCGAAATCGTCCGCGAACTGGGTTTGGCCGTGCAAGTTCATCCGGGGCGCGCCGAGGACTTGCTCGCGCACCACAAATATCAATCGTTAGTGATCCGCGCCGTGGCACCGCTGGCCAAACTGTTGCGGTGGTTCGCTCCCTTCTGGGGGTCGTTCGAGCGGCTGCTGGTGATCAAAGGGCCGGCCTGGGTCGACGAACGGCACGCCGCCCGCGAGGCCGGTCTGCTCACGGGACTGCGGCTACGCAAGGCCGGATCCTGGCCGCTGCCAGGCACACAGTCCGAAAGCGTGCTGCTCGAGCTGCGCATTCGGGACCTCTAGCTACTGTCGATCGCCCCGGCGCCGGCTGAAGCTCTTTGCTCAGTGCGCCCACTCGAAGATGCGCCGGAGCACGCGCGACACCGCCTCGTAAATCAGCGGATCGATCGAGGCGCGCGGGCCGGCGACATTCAACACCGCGGGCCGCACTTCCAAGATCCATACCGTAGCAAGCCTGGTTGCCGACGGTTCGTCGTGTTTCACCAGGTCGAGGTGCAGGACCGGTTTGCCTCGCTCCTGCGCCAGAAACAGCGTCAATGCCGAGCCGCCGGTTAGCGGGCCGTGCGACAGGATCAGCGTGGCGTCTGAGTCGCGTACGTTCAGCTCAGTCCGATCGGCCAGGTGCGATGAACTGGCCTCGCGCACCTGATATTGCGGCGCCAGCGGTCCATCTTCGGCCCAGCGACCTCGCGGCACCCAACCGCTATGTTCGATCCCAAGCGCGATAGCAACGTCCAGCGCCGCGCGATCGGCACCTGTCTGCCCACCTGAGATGATTCGTCGCACGACGTCCCGCATGGCGCTGCCGTCTTCGATTGGGGGCCGCGATGCTGGCATAATTCAGCGTTCGTATGGCCTGTGCAATTCGGACCACAATTACGACCAATTCTGCACAAGTGACGATCTCAATATAGCTGCAGATGGGGGGGCTAAGGCGCTTTCGGACGCTCGACAGCGTGTCGCCGAGGCAAGCACGATCGGGGCGGATCGTCGGGCGTTCTGCACGGCCCAACCTTCGCGGATGTTCAGATTGACCCACTTGTCGCAAATAGCTAAAATTTCACGGCGAAACCGGAGACCCGCGCGCCCAGATTGCCATCATCAAGCTCGTTGACGTTTTTCGTGCGTCGGGACAATTCGCTCCGCACAGATCGGGAACGCGTAGGATGCACGTTCACCGGACTTTGCCGGTGGTTACTGTCTTTGCACCGGCAAAGCTCAATCTTTTTCTGGAAATCTTAGGGAAGCGCAACGACGGATTCCATGAGATCGAAACTCTCATGGTTCCTGTTGGGCTGTCTGATTCCCTAGCCTTTCAGCCGACGCGTGGCGACGACATCGAGTGCGATTGCCATTGGCACTATTCGCGGCTGGCATTGCGGGCTGGCACAGCCGTAACGGCAGCTCTGACTGACGACAATCTGGTCGTGCGAGCAGCAAGACGGCTGCGCGAGGCGGCCGGCATCTCTTCAGGGGCTTCGATGACGCTCGTCAAGCGAATCCCGATGGCGGCTGGCATGGCCGGCGGCTCGAGCGACGCGGCCGCGGCGCTCGTGGCGGCCAACATCGGCTGGGGGCTCAATTGGCCAGTCGCGCGCTTGAGCGAGATTGCCTCGGAGCTTGGCAGCGACATAGCGTTTTTCCTGCAGGGGCAACCGGCGGTTTGCCGTGGCCGGGGCGAGCAAGTTGCGGCGCAAGCGGGACTGGCGCCACTCGACTTCGTCATAGTTCAGCCACCGGCTGGACTTTCGACCGCCGAAGTGTATGCCCATTGTCGCCCCGCATCGACACCGCGCCCGGTGGGCGCACTCGTCGAGGCCTGGCGGCGCGGACGCCCTGTTGAAGTAGGGCGCCTGCTCTACAACCGGCTGGAAGACGCGGCCGCCACGATCTCACCGTGGATCCAACGGCTGCGCGCAGAATTCGATCGACTTGATTTTTTAGGGCACCAAATGACGGGTAGCGGCAGTGCTTATTTCGGCATTTGTCGCCATGCAAAACATGCCCGGCGGTTGGCGGCCGCCCTGCGCAGCCGTGGGCTGACGCAGGTATTTGCGGTTTCCGGGCTGACCTGACAGACGCGAGGGAAGGAGAGCAGACGTGGAAATCACCGAAGTTCGAATCAAGCTCATGGAGGAGGCCGGCGAGCGCCTGCACGCCTTCTGTTCAATCACGCTGGACGACTGCTTTGTGATCCGCGACCTGAAGATCATCGAAGGCACGAACGGTCCATTCGTCGCGATGCCCAGCCGCAAGCTCACCGCGCATTGCGCGCAGTGCGGCTACAAGAATCATCTTCGCGCGCTGTACTGCAACCAGTGCGGCGGTCGGCTGAAAGAAGATCGGGCCATCAAGGACGAGGACGGGCGGGCGAAACTGTACGCCGATATCGCTCATCCGATCAACTCGCGCTGCCGCGAGATGATTCAGGACAAGGTGATTCAGCACTTTCAAGAAGAGCTGCGACAGTCGCAATTGCCCGGCTACGTGTCGAGCTACGATGACTTCGACGAAGACTTCTCACGGCCGCCGTCGCGCAACGCGGCTCCCGCGCGCGACGGGCGCGGATCCGCACCCCCACGCGACAAAACACCGCACCATGCCAGGCCCGAAAGACCAGAACCGACCCGAATCGACCGACCCAGAGCCGAACCGGTCCGCGTCGAGACGGTGCGGCCCGAGCAGACCAAGGTCGAACCGGCCGCACACGAGCCGCGCGCGCCGCACAAAGTCCCGACACCTCAGCATGTTAACACTCCTACGGCGGAAGCGCCGAAGGGCGACGGATTCGGAGCGGGCATTTTCTAGATTCGCCACGGGCGCCAAACACTCGTCGCGCGGCTTAGCCGAAATATTCCACAGCGTTGCGGAAAAGCCGTAGTCCGTCGCCTTCTGGGGAGCCTTCACCGCGTGTCCAGCGCGGATGCTGCGTGCGGTCGATATGCCGTTCGGGATGCGGCATGAAGCCGCACACCCGTCCCGTTGCATCGCACACGCCCGCAATACCAGCCACCGATCCGTTGGGATTGTCCGGGTAGCGTTCCGTGGACGCGTGAGTTCCCTCTGCCGCCGCGTACCGCATCACAACTTGGCCGCGCGCTTCGAGTGCGGCCAGCGTCTGGGCGTCGCGCGGCACGAACTTTCCCTCGGCATGAGCCACTGGCACGTACATGCTCTCGATGCCACGAAAGAAAACGCAATTCTTGCCGGTCACCGTCACTCGCACCCAGCGATCCTCGAACTTGCCCGAATCGTTCCAGGCGAGCGTGGCCGGAGGGTCGTCCGCGGTGCCAAGATCCGGAAACAGGATTCCCGATCGCAACAGAATCTGAAAGCCGTTGCAGATCCCCAGCACCAGCTTGCCGGCAGAGTGGAAGGCGCGCAACTGTTCGGCCAGATGATGGCGAATCTGGTTGCCGAAAATCCGCCCTGCCGCCACGTCGTCGCCGTAGCTGAATCCGCCTGGTATGCACAGGATCTGGAATTCGTCGAGCAACCGCGGGTTTTCCAACGCTCGGTTCACGTGCAGCGTGGTAGGCGATGCGCCCGCGCGTTCGAAGGCATACGCCGTCTCGACATCGCAGTTCGTGCCCGGGGCACGCAGGATTAAAGTTCGTGGTGTTGCCATAGAGAGATTACCAGCGGAGCGGCTCCTGCCATGCGTTTTTGAGCGTTGCCAGGTCGGCAGCGACGACCAGCGGCGCGTCCGATGCGGCGCCAGCTAGCCCGACGATTTCCAAACGGTTGCCGGCGTTGACTTCGCCAATTTGTGCATGCGGTATTTCGGCCATAATCGCCTCGAACCTGCTGGCTTCGGCTGGCCGCACCTCGCAGAGAAACCGCGTGTTGGATTCGCTGAACATCAGCACAGCCGCGGTCGCTTTGCCGCCCAAGTCGTGGGGGACCTGTGCTAGTTTAATGCGTGCGCCGCGTTCACCGGCAAAGGACATCTCGGCGGCCGCGGCGGCCAGTCCTCCTTCGCTCAAATCGTGACAGGCCCGCACCGTGCCCGCCATGATCGCGGCGTGCATGGCCTGAAACGTTCGCTTGGCAGTCGACGCGTCGACGCGCGGCACTCGTCCGCCGGCAAGTCCGCTGACCAACGCAAAATGAGAGCCGCCAAGTTCGTCGTTTGTCATCCCTACCTGATACAGCAGGTTGCCAGACTCTTTCAGATCCATGGTCACCGCTTGCGCGACGTCGTCGATTTGCCCGAGCGCGCTGATCAAAAGCGAAGGGGGCACGGCAATCGATCGTGTCGTGCCGTCGGCCATTCGGTGGCGGAACTCATTGTTCAAACTATCCTTGCCGCTGATGAACGGAGTGCCAAGCTCGATGGCCAAATCGTGACAGGCTAGCGCCGCGCGGACCAACGAGCCGAGCGTCTCGGGGCGCTGGCAATCGCCCCAACAGAAATTGTCGAGGATCGCAATCCGGCGAGGATCGGCCCCCACGGCCACACAATTACGAACTGCCTCGTCGATGGCACTGGCGGCCATGTGATACGTATCGAAGTCCGCCAGGCGGGGATTCATACCGCACGACAGTACTATCCCGCGACGCGACGTGAGCACGGGCCGCACAACGGCCGCATCGCTGGGGCCATCGTTGGCCGCCCCCACCAGCGGCTTGACGACGCTGCCCCCCTGCACTTCGTGATCGTACTGGCGGATGATCGATTCCTTGCTGGCTACGTTCCAGCTGCGCAGAATCTCGATCAAGTCGGCCGTGTAATCGCCGCGCGGGCGTTCCGGCGCCGCGGTGGTCGCGTCGGCAGGGGCTTCATACACGGCGTCGCGCACAACAGGCGGGCGCCCGTCGTGCAGAAAATGCATTCCCAGCTCGCCCACCTGTCGGCCTTGATATTGCAGTGTCAGTCGTCCCGTCGGAACGAACTGGCCGATGACCGTGGCCTCGACATCTTCCGCCGCGCACAATGCGGAGAAGTCGTCCCATGCGGCCGGCGGCACGGCGAGCACCATCCGCTCTTGCGCTTCGGAAATCCAGATTTCGCAATACGACAAACCGGCGTACTTGAGCGGCACGCGATCGAGCCACACTTCGGCACCGAGCTCGGCCCCCATCTCGCCGACAGCGCTCGAGAATCCCCCCGCGCCGCAATCGGTGATGGCCGAATACAAGCCGCGATCGCGGGCTTTCAAAATCACATCGAGCAGCATCTTCTCGGTAATCGCGTTGCCAATCTGCACGGCTCCGCCTGAGATCGATTCGCTCTCGCTGGTCAGTTCGGCGGAGCTGAACGTGGCACCGTGGATGCCGTCGCGCCCGGTGCGCCCGCCGACGGCCACGATATGGTCGCCCGGCTGCGCGGCCTTCTCTACTTTGTCGACCGGCAACAGCCCAACGTTGCCGCAATACACCAACGGGTTTCCCAGGTAGCGCGGATCGAAAAACACGGCCCCGTTGACCGTGGGGATGCCCATCCGATTGCCATAATCGCGCACACCGGAGATAACCCCCTTCATCACTCGCTGCGGATGCAGCGCGCCCGCCGGAACATCCTCGGCCGGCGTGTCGGGCGGGGCAAAGCAAAAAATGTCCGTGTTGCAAACCGGTTTCGCGCCCAGGCCCGTGCCCAAGGGATCGCGGATCACGCCGCCCAGCCCTGTATTCGCCCCGCCATAGGGCTCGAGGGCCGAAGGATGATTATGCGTTTCGACCTTGAACACGACGTGCTGATCATCAAGAAAACGGACCACGCCCGCGTTATCGCGAAACACGCTCACGCACCAATCGTCTGCGCCGAGCTGGCGGCGAATCTCGACAGTGGCCGCGAAGATCGTCTCCTTGAGCATGTTCTGGAAATGTCGCTCCCCATTTTCATCACGATAGCGGATGCGACCGGCCAACGTCTTGTGACTGCAATGCTCGCTCCAGGTCTGCGCGACGGTCTCTAGCTCGACGTCGGTTGGCTCGCGTTTCAAGCTGTGAAAGTGCGCTTGGATCGTGCGCATTTCTTCGAGGCTTAAATATAACTGCCCTTCGCGCGACAGTCGCATGAGGGCCGCGTCATCGAGTGCCGCCAGCGCCACGTGGCGGAGCTGGAAATCGTACGGCGCGCCGACCTCTAGCCGCTCGAAATTCAAAGGGCCGACAATGGCCTGCTCAATGGCGTCATTGGCCAGCAGTTTTGCGCACAGCCGGTCGAGCCGCTCGCGCGCCAGGCCGCGGACCCACAGTTTGCGGAACGTGCGCACGGCGGTGGCTTTGACGCCCAGGTCTGCGATGGCCGCCAGCGCGCTTTGCGCCACCGGGTCCATCACGCCCGGCTTGGGTAAGACATGGACCACTTGTCCGCCTCCGTGCGGAGGCTCGGTCAGCGCTGATTCGCCAACCTGGCCGATAACCGTGCGCTCGACGATCGCATCGCTTAGTAGTTCGCGAGCGATTCGCTGCACATCTTCGCGCGTGAGCTGCCCCTCAATCAAGTACCCGCGCGCCACGATCGCGTCCAGGGCATCAGTCAGTTCTAGTTCGGCCGCTTCGGCTGCCAGGCGCGCAGCCGCACGGTCGGGCTGACCAAGTGCCGGATAGATGTCAACTTCCCACAGCATCGCGCGTCCGTTTCGCGTCTCGAAGGATTTCAGTCAGCCCCGCCGCATCGTCTTTCTCCAGCGCCTGGCGAAATTTGGCTAGCTCCTCGTCGAAGCGGTCCAGGGCCGCCAGCACGTTGGCCCGATTCGACAGCAAAATATCGCGCCACAGCTCGGCGTCTCCCGCGGCAATCCGCGTGGTATCGATCCAACCGCCGGCCACCAGCGGCAGGCTCGCGGGCGGCGTCGCAGATACCAGCGCCGCCGAAACCAGGTGCGGCAGGTGGCTTGCGCCGGCGACCAGTTGATCATGTTCTGAGGGGGTCATTTGCAGTACCTTGGCTCCCAGAGATTGCCAAAATGTCTTGATCGTTTGCACATCTTCGGCGCGGGTCATTGCACCCGGTGTCACCACGGCCGTGCGTCCCTCGAACAAGCCGGCCACGGCAGCCGCCGGCCCCGCTTTTTCACCGCCGGCCAGAGGGTGGCTGCCGACATAATGTGCTTCGTGCGGCAGCTCGCGGTCGAGCTCGCCGACGATTACTCCCTTAGTGCTGCCGACATCCGTAATCAACGCGCCGATCTTGGCAAAGCCGGCCGCCTCGCGCACGTCCTGGGCGATTCGTCCCACCGGCGTACAGACAATGATCAGGTGGGCGTCGGCCAGCCCACGCGGCAGATCGACCGTAGTCGACGTGCAGGCCCCCACCTCGCGAGCCGCCCGTAGGCTCTCTTCGCGGCGCCCGATGCCGACCACATGCTTGGCCAGTCCGCGCTGCAACAGATCGATGCCAATCGACCCGCCGATCAAGCCCACCCCGACGATCGCCACCGTATCCCAGGTAGGGTGCTTCGTGGCGGCGGGCTGAGACGATTGAGTCATGGCAGGTGTCCGGACGCTCTGACCCGGTTGGCAAACTGCTGGCGGCCGCTGGAAAAGTCGGCATTGTAACAAATCGTGCCGGTTTGTGACGGGGGGGATTGACCAGGTGCCTGCGGGCCAGAGGAAGGGCATTCAGCCATTCCTATAGTACTTATCAGCCAAGGGCGCGAGCCGATTAGCGCAAAAGAACCGTCTCCGCTCAAGTTCAAGCAAATTACATTCGGGAATTGTTTTGAGCTCGAGTCATCTCCTGCGGACGACCCGCCGCAATGCGACTACTCGGCGAGCAGCGTCTCGATAGCGCTGACAATCTCCTTGTTGTTGCTTTCGCTTGTGCCCACTCGCACGAGCCGAACAATGCCTTGCCTGTCGATGAGCACAACTTGTGGAATACCTTCCACGCCGAAGAGGTTGGTCAGGTGGCTGTTCTCGGCATCGAATGCCAATTCGTAGGACAGCCCGTGATGCTTGGCAAAATCTATCACCGCCGCTTGCTCATCAAGGTGCGAGATGCCGTCGGTTTTCACGGCGCTCGAGGATTCGGCGTCCCAGCCGAAACCATAGTATTTCGTGATTCCGATGAGCACTAATCCCTTGGCTGCATATTGACTGTGCCATTCGGTCAGCTTCGGGAACTCTTGAATGCAAGGTCCGCACCAGACCCCCCAGAAGTCGACGAGCACGACCTTGCCACGCAGATCGTCTGCCGATAGCGGTGATCCGTCTACCCAGGCGGCCACCTTCAGCGGTGGCGCGGGTTTACCGACTAATTCATTGCGACTCTGGCCGCGTAAGATCTCCTCGTCGGGCATGTAGGCCGTACGGTATGCGAACACGAGGGCAGGCGAGGTTTGCATTTGCAGAGGCAAATCGCGCAGTGTTTTCCGAAGCTCGCCCTTGGCAGCAATCGCGTCCTCGTATTGGCCGTCGCGCATGAGGTGGATAATGTCAACTCCCACGCCTTGGCCGAATTCGATGGCCATCGAATCGATAGGAAACTGGCGCATGGCGGCGTGGGCAGATTCGACCCAACGCCTGCGCGCCGTCGGCTTCTTCTCAGACGGAGCCAGATCGACCTCGGCCCGCTCCAAGGCCAACAGCCGCAAGTATGCATTTGCATCGTGGGGCGACTCTTGCCGCGACTGGCGAGCGGTGGCCAAGGTTTGCGCTAGCAAGGCGAGTGCTTCGTCCTTCTTGTTTAGCTTCGCCAACAGCAAAACTTTGTGGGCCACGATTCTGGCCGTAATCCAGGGAGCATAGGGATTGTCGAGCAGTTGCCAGGCACGCAGCTCGCGGTCGACGTCCTCCAGGGCCAGTTGTCCCCAACCATCCCGAGCGGCCGTCGCTGTCGGCAAGCTGACAGTCACGAAAGAACGATTGCATTCGAGCGCTGCTTCCAACTTACCTGCACGCTGTACGTCCAGCAGCCAACGCTCGCTGCGGCTCACGGACGCCCACCGTTTCTGCATTCGGAATTGATTGTGGGCCTGGCTTAAAAACGAATGAGTCCAATTCACATTGGGAAGCGGCGCAGCCTCGGCGACCTGCTCCAGGATTTTCTCGGCGGCATCCACGTCCTTGCTGCGCAGCAGCGCCACGATCAGGGCCAATTGCGCGCATGGATCGAGGGGCCTGCCGCGGTTCGCCGCCTCGGCGTGACGCAGGGCCTCGGAGTTTTGGTGCAACGTTGCCGCTATTACGGCCAGCGCAAGGTGATCGTCGCAGGACATATCGCCCTGACGTGCGGCGCCCTCGGCCAACAGGTCCTTGAACTTCGCCGACAATTGCCGCCGGTTCGTCTGCGCGACCGTCTCCGATTCCTTGATCCATTTGCGATAAGCCTCCTCGTCGTCGAACAGTTGGGGAGGGCGCGGCGGCCCGCCCCGCTCTTCCCAAGCCGCCGCTTCGAGGGGCTGCCAGCGATCGTATTGCGACGGAAGATCGTCGGCATACGTTCGAACGCTGCAGAAACAAATCGAAAAGCAAACCGGCAGAGCGGACAGCCAAGGTTTCATATTCGAGAGCCCCCAGGTCCGTGGATGAACCGATCGCGAAAACCGTTTGTGCCGACGTGATGCAAGGCGAATGCACCGTGGAAAACCGTGGAAGCTACCCTCAACACCGTGCTCTGCGGCAAACACGCGCCTACTCGATCGGCAACCCACGTCGCATAGCCTATTCCTGCCCATTCGCCGTCTCGACATTTTACCAGCAGCAATGATGACCTGCCGGTTCCCTGATTCGAGCCGATTTGGCCGCCGCGCTCAAACTTTTTTGTGCACCAAAACCGCATAATCGATCCATTGCCGGGCGACGGCGGGCGACGTTACCGAGGTACGGATGCCGGCGAGTTGCGTCGCCGCCGCGTGCAAGCCCCAGGAAATTCTCGACAACTCAGCGTCGCGGGGATAGCCTGAACCTCTGTGATGTCTCGCGCCGGCCCATTGCTGGCCGGACGGCGACAGGGACTAGAGGCTTCTCCATGGACACGCTGTTTTCACCGCGGATCGGGTTGCGGGATTTGGCCCAGCTTTGCCGCCGACTGGCCATTTCGCTGGCCAGCGGAATCGAAGTCCGCCGCGTCTTCGAGCGCCAGACCAGCAACACACGATCACCAATGTTGCGCGCGCGGATGCGGCAGATCAACGATGCCGTGGCTCGCGGCGACTCCGTGGCCGAAGGGGTCGACCTGACCGGCGAATATTTTCCCGGGCTGCTGCGCGAGATGGTCGTCGTCGGCGAGCACACCGGGCACCTGGCCGAAATCTTCAAGCATCTGGCCGAGCATTACGAGGAACAACTCCGCCTGCGGCGCACTTTTGTTTCGAGCATCGCCGGGCCATGCATTCAATTCTCGCTGGCCCTGGTCGTGGTCGGGATCATGATCCTGGTCTCCGGTGCGATCGGCGCCATGGGGGGCCGGGGGCCGACAGACATTTTGGGACTGGGCCTCGTCGGTCCCTCGGGATTTGTGATTTACTGCTTAATCCTCGGCACTGTTGCGGCGGGAGGGCTATTTCTCTTTCATGCGGCGCGACGCGGACTGGCGTGGACAGAGCCTATGCAAAAACTGGTACTAGCATTACCAGGCGTGGGACAGCCGCTACGGATCATTGCGCTCGCCCAAATGGCATGGACTATGGAGCTGACATTGGAAGCCGGCATGGACCTGCTCAAAGCCATTCCACTTTCGCTCCGCAGCACGCACAACGCCTACTACACGCAGCACACCGAGCAAATGATGCGCACCATTCGCGGCGGGCACGAGATCCACGAAGCGCTGGCAGAAAGCGGTGCCTTCCCCTTCGAGTTTCTCACCGCCGTCGAAGTGGGCGAACGCAGCGGCCGGCTGCCCGAGGCGATGAAAAGCCTCGCCCGCGAGTATCACGATCGGGCCCGCCACGCCGTGCAGACGCTTACCGTGGTCGCCGGCTGGGGCGTATGGCTGCTGATGGCCATCGCGATGGTTGGCTTCATCTTCAAAATGGTGATGCAGACGTTGGTGCCGTACGTGCAGACGATCAACGAACTAGCCAAGTAGCGCCGCACCAGTTCGATGGTCACGCATCGCAGCTTTCTGCCAGTTCGCGCACGTAAGTTAGCGCGTCTTCGACGTCCGATGTGGGAACGCCAACCTGGCGCCCTTCGCGATCGCACTGCGAGAGCAGCACGAGTTCGTCGAAACTCTCGGATTCTTCCAATCGCCGTCGTGAACGGACACCCAGTGTCCCGTCGCGCAGTGCGCCGGCTTCGGAGTGGTGTTCGATTAGCCAGGCCGTGCGCGGCGTGATGTGATCGCCGAGTGCTTCAAGACCGGCGCCGATATGATCCTGCGGGTCGATGCCTTTGCCGACGTCGTGCAATAGCGCCGCCAGCAGGAACTCTTCGTCGTAAGGGAGTTGATCACGCGCCAGGTCAAATACCTGCAGGCTGTGATACAGCGCGTCCCCTTCGGGATGATAAAGTGGCTTCTGCATCACTTTCTCAAGCGGCAGGAGCAAGCTGCGGTATACATCGAAGCGGTCCGCCACGAGCAGCGGCTCGTCCGGCGGGCTAGGCAGTGTGTATTCCA contains these protein-coding regions:
- a CDS encoding prephenate dehydrogenase/arogenate dehydrogenase family protein; amino-acid sequence: MTQSSQPAATKHPTWDTVAIVGVGLIGGSIGIDLLQRGLAKHVVGIGRREESLRAAREVGACTSTTVDLPRGLADAHLIIVCTPVGRIAQDVREAAGFAKIGALITDVGSTKGVIVGELDRELPHEAHYVGSHPLAGGEKAGPAAAVAGLFEGRTAVVTPGAMTRAEDVQTIKTFWQSLGAKVLQMTPSEHDQLVAGASHLPHLVSAALVSATPPASLPLVAGGWIDTTRIAAGDAELWRDILLSNRANVLAALDRFDEELAKFRQALEKDDAAGLTEILRDAKRTRDAVGS
- a CDS encoding septation protein SpoVG family protein, whose translation is MEITEVRIKLMEEAGERLHAFCSITLDDCFVIRDLKIIEGTNGPFVAMPSRKLTAHCAQCGYKNHLRALYCNQCGGRLKEDRAIKDEDGRAKLYADIAHPINSRCREMIQDKVIQHFQEELRQSQLPGYVSSYDDFDEDFSRPPSRNAAPARDGRGSAPPRDKTPHHARPERPEPTRIDRPRAEPVRVETVRPEQTKVEPAAHEPRAPHKVPTPQHVNTPTAEAPKGDGFGAGIF
- the ispE gene encoding 4-(cytidine 5'-diphospho)-2-C-methyl-D-erythritol kinase, which codes for MHVHRTLPVVTVFAPAKLNLFLEILGKRNDGFHEIETLMVPVGLSDSLAFQPTRGDDIECDCHWHYSRLALRAGTAVTAALTDDNLVVRAARRLREAAGISSGASMTLVKRIPMAAGMAGGSSDAAAALVAANIGWGLNWPVARLSEIASELGSDIAFFLQGQPAVCRGRGEQVAAQAGLAPLDFVIVQPPAGLSTAEVYAHCRPASTPRPVGALVEAWRRGRPVEVGRLLYNRLEDAAATISPWIQRLRAEFDRLDFLGHQMTGSGSAYFGICRHAKHARRLAAALRSRGLTQVFAVSGLT
- the purL gene encoding phosphoribosylformylglycinamidine synthase subunit PurL; the protein is MLWEVDIYPALGQPDRAAARLAAEAAELELTDALDAIVARGYLIEGQLTREDVQRIARELLSDAIVERTVIGQVGESALTEPPHGGGQVVHVLPKPGVMDPVAQSALAAIADLGVKATAVRTFRKLWVRGLARERLDRLCAKLLANDAIEQAIVGPLNFERLEVGAPYDFQLRHVALAALDDAALMRLSREGQLYLSLEEMRTIQAHFHSLKREPTDVELETVAQTWSEHCSHKTLAGRIRYRDENGERHFQNMLKETIFAATVEIRRQLGADDWCVSVFRDNAGVVRFLDDQHVVFKVETHNHPSALEPYGGANTGLGGVIRDPLGTGLGAKPVCNTDIFCFAPPDTPAEDVPAGALHPQRVMKGVISGVRDYGNRMGIPTVNGAVFFDPRYLGNPLVYCGNVGLLPVDKVEKAAQPGDHIVAVGGRTGRDGIHGATFSSAELTSESESISGGAVQIGNAITEKMLLDVILKARDRGLYSAITDCGAGGFSSAVGEMGAELGAEVWLDRVPLKYAGLSYCEIWISEAQERMVLAVPPAAWDDFSALCAAEDVEATVIGQFVPTGRLTLQYQGRQVGELGMHFLHDGRPPVVRDAVYEAPADATTAAPERPRGDYTADLIEILRSWNVASKESIIRQYDHEVQGGSVVKPLVGAANDGPSDAAVVRPVLTSRRGIVLSCGMNPRLADFDTYHMAASAIDEAVRNCVAVGADPRRIAILDNFCWGDCQRPETLGSLVRAALACHDLAIELGTPFISGKDSLNNEFRHRMADGTTRSIAVPPSLLISALGQIDDVAQAVTMDLKESGNLLYQVGMTNDELGGSHFALVSGLAGGRVPRVDASTAKRTFQAMHAAIMAGTVRACHDLSEGGLAAAAAEMSFAGERGARIKLAQVPHDLGGKATAAVLMFSESNTRFLCEVRPAEASRFEAIMAEIPHAQIGEVNAGNRLEIVGLAGAASDAPLVVAADLATLKNAWQEPLRW
- the rsmG gene encoding 16S rRNA (guanine(527)-N(7))-methyltransferase RsmG: MSEDTAQTPTTDTLTAALARYAIELPPEQVDRLDHYCRLLWDWNTKLNLTRHDDYEKFVARDMVDTLEFCKVLGPDERVLDVGTGGGVPGIVLAIVRPDLKVTLAESVGKKARAVAEIVRELGLAVQVHPGRAEDLLAHHKYQSLVIRAVAPLAKLLRWFAPFWGSFERLLVIKGPAWVDERHAAREAGLLTGLRLRKAGSWPLPGTQSESVLLELRIRDL
- the purQ gene encoding phosphoribosylformylglycinamidine synthase I, with the protein product MATPRTLILRAPGTNCDVETAYAFERAGASPTTLHVNRALENPRLLDEFQILCIPGGFSYGDDVAAGRIFGNQIRHHLAEQLRAFHSAGKLVLGICNGFQILLRSGILFPDLGTADDPPATLAWNDSGKFEDRWVRVTVTGKNCVFFRGIESMYVPVAHAEGKFVPRDAQTLAALEARGQVVMRYAAAEGTHASTERYPDNPNGSVAGIAGVCDATGRVCGFMPHPERHIDRTQHPRWTRGEGSPEGDGLRLFRNAVEYFG
- a CDS encoding putative molybdenum carrier protein is translated as MPASRPPIEDGSAMRDVVRRIISGGQTGADRAALDVAIALGIEHSGWVPRGRWAEDGPLAPQYQVREASSSHLADRTELNVRDSDATLILSHGPLTGGSALTLFLAQERGKPVLHLDLVKHDEPSATRLATVWILEVRPAVLNVAGPRASIDPLIYEAVSRVLRRIFEWAH